In Desulfonatronospira thiodismutans ASO3-1, a single window of DNA contains:
- a CDS encoding NAD-dependent epimerase/dehydratase family protein: MDKVVITGGCGFIGLNTIDYLKKNKSHLKISVLDNESLGRKEYLKEFEGLEFFSGDIRDSDLVDRVLYGADAVVHLAADTRVLDSIADPVKNFQINVLGTFNVLNAVRNHSVPLLVNASTGGAILGEVSPPVHENMIPEPISPYGASKLSIEGYCSAFSGSYGVKASSLRFSNVYGPRSYHKGSVVAAFFKRILADKPIDVYGDGTQIRDYVYVDDICQGIYSSLNIGAEGVYQLGTGIPTSINQLIEIMQDVVGEYRDIKVRYHGFREGEIHTTYCDISKAEKALRYHPKTELTQGLKLTWEWFKNCTQP; this comes from the coding sequence TCTCAATACGATCGATTACCTTAAAAAAAACAAGTCTCATCTCAAAATATCCGTTTTGGACAACGAGTCATTGGGAAGAAAAGAGTACTTAAAAGAATTTGAAGGCCTGGAATTCTTTTCTGGAGACATCAGAGACAGCGATCTTGTTGACAGGGTACTTTATGGAGCAGATGCGGTTGTTCATCTAGCCGCCGATACCAGGGTGCTGGATTCCATTGCTGATCCAGTCAAAAATTTTCAGATCAATGTATTAGGGACCTTCAATGTACTTAATGCTGTTCGGAATCACAGCGTGCCCTTACTTGTTAATGCTTCAACAGGCGGAGCAATCCTTGGAGAGGTCTCTCCTCCTGTACATGAAAACATGATACCCGAGCCCATTTCTCCTTACGGTGCATCCAAATTGTCTATTGAGGGTTACTGCTCGGCCTTTAGTGGTTCATACGGAGTCAAGGCTTCTTCATTGCGCTTCTCTAATGTATATGGTCCTAGATCTTACCATAAAGGCAGCGTGGTGGCTGCCTTTTTTAAAAGGATTCTTGCAGATAAACCAATCGATGTTTATGGTGACGGTACCCAGATACGTGACTATGTTTATGTAGATGATATATGCCAAGGTATTTATTCGTCTCTAAATATAGGAGCTGAAGGTGTCTACCAGTTAGGGACGGGAATTCCAACCAGTATCAATCAACTCATTGAGATTATGCAGGACGTTGTTGGCGAATATAGAGATATTAAAGTCAGATACCATGGTTTTCGGGAAGGAGAGATACACACTACATACTGCGATATCTCAAAAGCTGAGAAAGCACTACGATATCATCCCAAAACTGAATTAACGCAAGGTCTCAAACTAACCTGGGAATGGTTTAAAAACTGTACTCAACCGTAA
- a CDS encoding sulfotransferase family protein, translating into MKYKLGTKRLKNIIHPSIKDGYIYISNPKAACSSIKLYLARCMTNNPEFTPVSLHKRKHLPFDDPGNLTNDNLERLFNGNYFVFTFVRHPLKRVVSAYGDKIAGNRFQKKEILALLGNNPDELEKPVSFDEFVKAITSQKPEKLNPHWRPQVHNLYPNIIKYNFIGHLETFDTDFNYVRNKLNLPVFPVKRQNVKSFKAEPEALLNPFNRFRLARLYAKDFVRFGYRPQGIEYLGVLLGYLPGNTGLMLRRGKKLLTKLIPAGK; encoded by the coding sequence TTGAAATACAAACTGGGCACCAAAAGGCTCAAAAACATAATTCATCCTTCAATAAAGGATGGGTACATTTATATTTCAAACCCCAAGGCAGCCTGTTCCTCAATAAAGCTGTATCTGGCTAGGTGCATGACAAACAACCCCGAATTCACACCTGTAAGTCTGCATAAAAGAAAACACCTGCCCTTTGATGATCCTGGCAACCTGACTAATGATAATCTTGAAAGACTGTTCAATGGGAACTATTTTGTTTTTACGTTTGTAAGGCACCCTTTAAAAAGGGTGGTCTCAGCTTATGGAGACAAAATTGCTGGCAACAGATTCCAAAAAAAAGAAATACTTGCCCTACTTGGGAACAACCCGGATGAACTTGAAAAACCAGTATCCTTTGATGAATTTGTCAAAGCAATCACCTCCCAAAAACCTGAAAAGTTAAACCCTCACTGGCGTCCTCAAGTTCATAACCTTTACCCGAATATTATTAAATATAATTTCATAGGCCACCTGGAAACATTTGACACTGATTTCAACTATGTCAGAAATAAGCTCAACCTTCCAGTTTTTCCGGTAAAACGTCAAAACGTCAAATCGTTCAAAGCAGAGCCAGAAGCACTTCTTAATCCATTTAATAGATTCAGGCTGGCACGCTTGTATGCCAAAGACTTTGTCCGTTTTGGTTACCGCCCCCAAGGAATAGAATATCTGGGAGTGTTGCTTGGATATCTGCCCGGTAATACCGGTTTGATGCTGAGAAGGGGCAAGAAATTGCTGACAAAATTGATTCCAGCAGGAAAGTAA
- a CDS encoding sulfotransferase family 2 domain-containing protein: MKQKHLFSENPLIIFTHIPRAGGTSMWQIFRSVYGERVKRISGKGPAGTREAVAKLLKSEPFGYDVLGGHVPCGIGQNCVNRPYQYFTVLRDPTNVVLSRYYKRTDPQVQQRKAYNQPGEFEENLRKMKNRSVMGPEEFIRKNNNPLIRFLSDDEIRTGENLITREHLEAVKSRLQKDYICLGFVERYQESVKLIAQALGWKKVPQAQQRNTGGNRPREYDSALVELGREINKLDYELYSFAEKLFDGWLKDSLTKR, from the coding sequence ATGAAACAAAAACATCTTTTTTCTGAAAACCCTTTGATAATATTCACCCATATTCCCCGGGCCGGTGGAACTTCCATGTGGCAAATTTTCCGATCTGTTTACGGTGAAAGGGTCAAACGCATATCAGGAAAAGGCCCTGCCGGGACAAGGGAGGCGGTTGCAAAGCTTCTTAAGAGCGAGCCCTTTGGTTACGATGTACTTGGTGGACATGTACCCTGCGGAATAGGGCAGAACTGTGTTAACCGCCCGTATCAATATTTTACGGTCTTGCGCGATCCCACTAATGTAGTGCTCTCCAGGTATTACAAAAGGACTGATCCACAGGTGCAGCAAAGGAAAGCTTATAACCAGCCAGGTGAATTTGAAGAAAACCTGAGAAAGATGAAAAATAGATCCGTGATGGGACCGGAGGAATTTATCAGGAAGAATAATAATCCCCTGATAAGATTTCTAAGTGATGACGAAATCCGGACGGGGGAAAATCTGATTACTAGAGAGCACCTTGAAGCAGTCAAAAGCAGGCTCCAGAAAGATTACATCTGCTTAGGGTTTGTGGAGCGCTACCAGGAAAGTGTGAAGTTGATCGCTCAAGCTTTGGGCTGGAAAAAAGTGCCCCAAGCCCAGCAGCGCAACACCGGTGGAAACAGGCCCCGAGAGTACGACTCAGCACTTGTTGAACTCGGTCGGGAGATTAATAAACTGGACTACGAACTTTATTCCTTTGCTGAAAAATTGTTCGACGGATGGCTGAAAGACAGCCTTACCAAGCGGTAG